A stretch of DNA from Vicinamibacteria bacterium:
CGTTTCCGTCGTTTTCATTGGTCGCGCCAAGGGGACGCCCTCGGGGGCGGATGATGCGGCGGAAGCAAGAGCCTTCGCGAGGGACGCGCTTCCAGAGCCCCTCGCGTTCGACCACAGTCAGATCCTGGCGGACTATCTCGCCGGTCGGTACTAGGGGCGCCGCTCCACCCGCCGTCTGACTCGGCTGATAGCAGCAATGCGGTCCACTGACAGCCGACAGGAGGGGTCCACGGCAATTGACATTTCCTGCCCCCGGCTGCTATATTTTCCGCCGGATTTGATCGCTGCCGGTGAACGACTGGGTCCGCCGGCAATCTCCAAATTATTTATCGACCTTATGGAGCCTCAGGCGCAGAGGCGCACGTGCCTCTATCCCTCTAACGGCGGCCGAATGCGGGCTCGCGGAGGCCTGAATCATCCCGTGGTGCGGGACATGCTCCGCAAGGGCTCGCTCTGCACCGTTTTGGTGGACCACCTCTCGGAGGGCCGCGAGCCGGCGGCCTTCGATTATCTCTTCCGTGAGACTTCCCTGGAGACGCTCAACCACTGCCTCGGCGAGATCCGCGACCAGGAAGTTGCGAACTACTTGCTGGAAGGCATCCTCCTCATCGCCGCGCTCCTCTCCAGTGAAGCTTTCGTCGGAATCGAGCGCAACCGGCGCGAGTTGAAGACGCTCATGATCCGATCGGGCGACGATCTCGCCAAGGCGCGGCTCGCGTACGACGGGCATGTGGAGATCCTGGGCCAGTACTTCTTCGCAGTGGGAAGACGTTTGAAGGAGATCGAGGTGTTCTTGGGGGGCTGCCCGTTTTCCGGGAGCGCCGAGGACCTGCGAGGTCTCTACGGGCAGCGAGTTCGGGATTTGGCGGGAGACTTGAAGTTCCTCCGCCTGGAGCTCGATCGGTGGGTGAGGCGGTTCGTGCCGTTGGAGGGAGATCTGCCGGCTGGGAACGAGGGTCGGGAGTTCCTAGAAGCGCGCATCGGCACGGTCGTCGACGAGCTCGGCCTGCGGTTGAAGGAAGTTCAGGAGAGCACCGGGTTCGTCATGTTCGAGCAAATGAACCTCTTCGACGCCACGCTGACGCGGAAGAAGCTGTTCCGACGCGATCTGGAGAACCAGCTCGATCTGGATCGTTTCCTGGGTTGGTTCGGGGAGTTGATTGCGAAGGTCCGCGACTACGACGAGCAGCGCCGGCCCGAGCAGCTTCAGAAGGTTCAGGTGTTGCTCAAGGACTTCCGCCCCGATCTCTTTCCCACTCTTGCGGGAGTTCGAGAATCGGACCACGCTCTATTCAGCAGTTTCGTGCGGCGGTTGCAGCACTATCGCCATGGGCAAGCCGGGCAGAAAGACGATCCCGTACACCCCTTCCTTCTCTTGTTGGGAGACGTGCTGAAAAGCCTCAACCAACGCGCCGGCGACCACTCACCGATGGATCCCGCTCCCTTCTAAAGCTTCTTTCTTTCATCACGGCTTCTGCTCGCCGCGGTTTTCTCAATCGCGATCCGTGCGTAGAATACGATGCGGGCTGACGAGAGAGGAGGCGTAACCATGTACGGACGGGCGCGCGCGCTAGTGGTCGGCGTTTTGGATGAGATCCGACAGTCGGGTCTCTACAAAGACGAGAGGGTCATCGCTTCGCCACAGGGACCGTCCATCCGTGTGGCCAGCGGTGAGGTCTTGAACTTCTGCGCGAACAACTACCTCGGCCTCTCGAACCAACCGGAGATCCTTGCCGCGGCGAAGGCGGGGTTGGAGGAGCGGGGATACGGGATGTCCTCGGTGCGGTTCATTTGCGGCACCCAGGACATTCACAAACGGCTGGAGCGGGAAATCTCTCGATTCTTGGGAACCGCGGATACGACTCTCTATAGCTCCTGCTTCGACGCCAACGGAGGCCTCTTCGAGGCCCTGCTCACCGACGCCGACGCGGTGATCAGCGATGAGTTGAA
This window harbors:
- a CDS encoding aminotransferase class I/II-fold pyridoxal phosphate-dependent enzyme, translated to MYGRARALVVGVLDEIRQSGLYKDERVIASPQGPSIRVASGEVLNFCANNYLGLSNQPEILAAAKAGLEERGYGMSSVRFICGTQDIHKRLEREISRFLGTADTTLYSSCFDANGGLFEALLTDADAVISDELNHASIIDGIRLSKARRFRYRNGDMEDLEVKLKEAADARIRLIATDGVFSMDGLFAPLDTICELADRHEALVMVDDSHATGFVGKTGRGTPELFGVQDRVDIVTSTLGKALGGASGGFTSGRKEIVELLRQRSR
- a CDS encoding NUDIX hydrolase — encoded protein: VEQAARREALEETSLSIELIRQFHVYSDPARDPRGHTVSVVFIGRAKGTPSGADDAAEARAFARDALPEPLAFDHSQILADYLAGRY